Proteins encoded within one genomic window of Alteribacter populi:
- a CDS encoding ANTAR domain-containing response regulator, with the protein MREIYLFMHDNNLKKELAQKLQQLGYRVNCPNDQEYSFNLDSHLCIADSHYLMHHSLHCPYVILYTDIINDQALDLIKKHSCTGFIGLDYCHISLQSVIEVASFKIKQLEKVHKENRKLTRKLQDRRIIEKAKYLLVKRSRISEEEAYERMRSEAMNQQKTLRSIADLILINEE; encoded by the coding sequence ATGAGAGAGATATACCTTTTCATGCACGATAACAATTTGAAAAAAGAACTTGCGCAAAAGTTGCAACAATTAGGTTATCGAGTTAATTGTCCAAACGATCAGGAGTATTCCTTTAATTTGGACAGCCATTTATGTATTGCTGATTCACACTATTTAATGCATCATTCTTTACATTGTCCTTATGTGATTCTATATACTGATATAATCAATGACCAAGCCTTGGATTTAATCAAAAAACATTCGTGTACAGGGTTTATCGGACTTGATTATTGTCATATATCTCTTCAATCGGTTATTGAGGTAGCATCTTTTAAAATTAAGCAGTTAGAAAAAGTACACAAAGAAAACCGGAAATTAACGAGAAAACTACAAGATCGAAGAATAATTGAAAAAGCAAAGTATTTACTCGTAAAAAGATCTCGGATTTCAGAAGAGGAAGCTTATGAAAGAATGCGTTCTGAAGCGATGAACCAGCAAAAAACGTTACGAAGTATCGCAGATTTGATCTTAATTAACGAAGAATAA
- a CDS encoding Na-translocating system protein MpsC family protein, with amino-acid sequence MEEATIAVPSFSSLKKQISQLYNKVNQEMYGIGVKKQRIEIFQNSVIIFSEHKRVPALNVISNKYPELTISTDAALVSEFKQRIKDQIENSFQEKVLTVLKDFDPKTEQAFTVIQFEKVISPN; translated from the coding sequence ATGGAGGAAGCAACTATAGCAGTACCGTCGTTTAGTTCTCTCAAAAAACAGATCTCTCAACTTTATAACAAAGTTAATCAGGAGATGTATGGGATAGGGGTAAAAAAACAAAGAATAGAGATTTTCCAAAACTCGGTTATTATTTTTAGTGAACATAAACGGGTTCCCGCATTAAACGTCATAAGCAACAAGTACCCTGAATTAACCATTTCAACCGATGCGGCACTAGTAAGCGAATTTAAACAACGAATAAAAGATCAAATTGAAAATAGTTTTCAAGAAAAAGTACTTACCGTTTTAAAAGACTTTGATCCTAAAACCGAACAAGCGTTTACAGTCATCCAATTCGAAAAAGTCATTAGTCCAAACTGA